Proteins from one Pagrus major chromosome 1, Pma_NU_1.0 genomic window:
- the mxi1 gene encoding max-interacting protein 1 isoform X2: protein MTAVQLINIQRLLEAAEYLERRDRECEHGYASTFPSSQNTNYQRQRKFRNKKFSSNHNRSTHNELEKNRRAHLRLCLERLKALIPLGPDCNRHTTLGLLNKAKAHIKKLEEADRKSQYQLESLEREQRHLQRQLELLRGGSGAAAQSSPGEGERIRMDSVGSTLCSDRSDSDQEEIEVDVESTEFSHGELDSVSTASTSDLDDHSSLQSMASDEGYSSCSVKLAFSS, encoded by the exons ATGACGGCGGTTCAGCTGATCAATATCCAAAGGTTATTGGAAGCTGCGGAATATCtagaaagaagagacagag AGTGTGAACATGGATATGCTTCGACGTTTCCGTCAAGTCAGAACACAAACTACCAGAGGCAAAGAAAATTCCGAAATAAGAAGTTCAGCAGTAACCACAATAG gTCCACACATAATGAGCTGGAGAAGAATAG ACGAGCTCACCTGCGGCTGTGTCTGGAGCGGTTGAAGGCCCTCATACCCCTGGGACCAGACTGCAATCGCCACACCACCCTGGGCCTGCTCAACAAAGCCAAAGCACACATAAAG AAACTtgaagaggcagacaggaagagcCAGTACCAGCTGGAGTCTCTGGAGCGCGAGCAGAGGCACCTCCAGCGccagctggagctgctgagggGAGGCAGCGGTGCTGCAGCCCAGAGCAGCCCGGGTGAGGGGGAGAGGATACGCATGGACAGTGTGGGCTCCACCCTCTGCTCCGACCGCTCTGACTCTGACCAAG AGGAGATCGAGGTGGACGTGGAAAGCACGGAGTTCTCCCATGGAGAGCTGGACAGTGTGAGCACAGCCAGCACCAGCGACCTGGACGACCACAGCAGCCTGCAGAGCATGGCCAGCGATGAGGGCTACTCCTCCTGCAGTGTCAAACTTGCCTTCTCCTCCTAG
- the mxi1 gene encoding max-interacting protein 1 isoform X1 produces the protein MAKSERQRRGLKSEEFFFDSEASLLDQQDFEMSSCPFNDVFNSEDSHMEQINTFLKNVQVLLEAARFLESADRKDGKCEHGYASTFPSSQNTNYQRQRKFRNKKFSSNHNRSTHNELEKNRRAHLRLCLERLKALIPLGPDCNRHTTLGLLNKAKAHIKKLEEADRKSQYQLESLEREQRHLQRQLELLRGGSGAAAQSSPGEGERIRMDSVGSTLCSDRSDSDQEEIEVDVESTEFSHGELDSVSTASTSDLDDHSSLQSMASDEGYSSCSVKLAFSS, from the exons ATGGCCAAAAGTGAAAGGCAAAGAAGAGGCTTGAAGAGCGAGGAGTTCTTCTTTGATTCCGAGGCGTCTCTCTTGGATCAGCAAGATTTCGAGATGTCTAGTTGCCCTTTCAATGACGTCTTCAACTCCGAAGACTCCCACATGGAGCAGATCAACACTTTCCTGAAAAATGTACAAGTTTTGCTGGAGGCTGCTAGGTTTCTCGAGAGCGCCGACAGGAAGGACGGAA AGTGTGAACATGGATATGCTTCGACGTTTCCGTCAAGTCAGAACACAAACTACCAGAGGCAAAGAAAATTCCGAAATAAGAAGTTCAGCAGTAACCACAATAG gTCCACACATAATGAGCTGGAGAAGAATAG ACGAGCTCACCTGCGGCTGTGTCTGGAGCGGTTGAAGGCCCTCATACCCCTGGGACCAGACTGCAATCGCCACACCACCCTGGGCCTGCTCAACAAAGCCAAAGCACACATAAAG AAACTtgaagaggcagacaggaagagcCAGTACCAGCTGGAGTCTCTGGAGCGCGAGCAGAGGCACCTCCAGCGccagctggagctgctgagggGAGGCAGCGGTGCTGCAGCCCAGAGCAGCCCGGGTGAGGGGGAGAGGATACGCATGGACAGTGTGGGCTCCACCCTCTGCTCCGACCGCTCTGACTCTGACCAAG AGGAGATCGAGGTGGACGTGGAAAGCACGGAGTTCTCCCATGGAGAGCTGGACAGTGTGAGCACAGCCAGCACCAGCGACCTGGACGACCACAGCAGCCTGCAGAGCATGGCCAGCGATGAGGGCTACTCCTCCTGCAGTGTCAAACTTGCCTTCTCCTCCTAG